GGGGAGCTGGAATGCCGAGGTGTCCCGCGTGGGCCGCGCCAGGGCCCCGAGCTGTCGGACAGTGTCCGAGTTTGAGGTGCTCCCCGCCCTGGACGAGGCTCGTGCGATGCCGGAAGTTCCGAGTGGCCGCCGGGCGTTCTTCGATACCTGGTCGCGCTTCTACGACGCGGCGCCGGCCCAGTGGGCGCTCTACCGGCCGGTCCATGAGGCCGTGCTGGCCGAGCTGCGGACCCAACCGGTCCGGCGGGTCCTGGACGTGGGTTGCGGCACGGGGATACTCACGGCTCGCACGGGTGCGCTCCTCAGCGGTCTCGTGTGTGGCCTCGACCTGTCCTTCGGCATGCTCGAGCAGGCCACCGGTCGCAGGGTTGGCCCCTGGGTCCAGGCCAACGCGGTCCGCCTACCAGCAGGCAACGAGTCAGTTGACGCCGTCGTCTCGACCGAGGCCTTCCACTGGTTCGCCGATCACGATGCGGTGCTTCGCGAGTTCCGCCGCGTCCTCGTCCCGGGAGGTCGGATCATCGTGGCGGTCGTGAACCCTCGCAGCGCCGGTGCGGCCCGCATGGCGCAGCGCTGGTTTGCCAGGGCCGGTCAGCCTGCGTATTGGCCCACCCGCGCCGAGATGCGCACCCGCGTCGAAGGAGCAGGTCTTCGGGTGCGTCGCCAGAGGCCCGTTCTCAGGGTGTTCGGGCTGTCCTTTCCAACCGTGGTCACGGTCGCGCAGCGCACGGAGTAAGTCGCGATCTGGCGCCGGGCCTCACTTCTTGGAGCGGTTTTCCGGCGGTCGAACCGGCAGCCGGACCTGAAAGCGGGTGTCACCGGGCGATGACGTCACGCTCAGATCACCGTGATGGCGGCGCACG
The sequence above is a segment of the Acidimicrobiales bacterium genome. Coding sequences within it:
- a CDS encoding class I SAM-dependent methyltransferase → MSEFEVLPALDEARAMPEVPSGRRAFFDTWSRFYDAAPAQWALYRPVHEAVLAELRTQPVRRVLDVGCGTGILTARTGALLSGLVCGLDLSFGMLEQATGRRVGPWVQANAVRLPAGNESVDAVVSTEAFHWFADHDAVLREFRRVLVPGGRIIVAVVNPRSAGAARMAQRWFARAGQPAYWPTRAEMRTRVEGAGLRVRRQRPVLRVFGLSFPTVVTVAQRTE